The window GTGTGGCGAGTTTACTCGTGCAGAACAAAAATACAGGGAGGCTCTGAAAATATATAATAAGACTACGCAATTTGGGGCAGGAATTACATATAATAACATGGCTTCTCTACTGTTGGAGAAAGGAGACTATTCTCACTGTAGGGTGTTGTTAGACATGGCTATCCAAATTTGTAAAGAGTTTAATGACCGAATAGCGTTAGCTTATGTCTATCATACTGTGGGTGATATGTTAAGTGAAATTCAAAAATATGATAAAGCTATGGAAAATTATCAGAACTCATTAAAGCTAATTATGGAACTTAAAGAGCAGCACATAAAGGTAAGTGTTTTACGCAGTATTGCTAAACTATATTTGGCGCAAGCTGATTCCTATCATGCAGAGCAATATATTAATGAAGCGTTGAAGCTTGCTCATGTTGGTGGCAATAATTTACAGCTTGCACGCACTTTATTGATACAAGCTGAGATTAATATAGCGGTTGGATATCCTAATAAAGCTAAACAGGCTTTATTAAATTCGCTTTCTATAATTAAAAGTATTGGAGCTAAGTATGATTTAATGCAGGCTTATTTTTATCTTTGTCAGCTATACCTGAAAAAAATAAACTCTGCTGAAGAGCTGAAGTTAAAGCAGTATATGAGACTGACATTAAAATTAGCAAGTACTTATGGATACGACCAATTTTTAATTAAAAAATGTAGACGTAATCCAGAGTTCCTAACAACTGCTGTAAGAGAGCAAATCTATCCCCGTTACGCTATTTTTATATTGTCAAGGATTGGCAGTCCTACCTTTGATAGTTTGAGCTTACTACTTAAACTAAAAGATGAATCTATACAGAGATGGGTAATAGAGGCATTAGTAAATATTAGGGATGATAGGGTTTTACCTTTGTTAGAGAAGATAAGTAAGAAAGTTCATCCTTCACTTAAACCTGATGTATTGAAAGCAATTACAAGTATGAGTGTAGTAGAACGAACTCCAAGAGAAGCAGGTTATGACATTAAGGTTAGCTTTTTTGGTGGTTTAGAAGTATGTAATGGACAGGATGAGAAACTCTTAATAAAATGGAAGAGTAGTAAAGTGAAGTCATTGTTTGCTTACTTAATAATGAATAAATATAAACCTATCCACAAGGATAAACTGATAGACCTATTCTGGCAAGGGGTAAGCGTCCGGCGTGCAGAGTCATCACTTTGGGTTGCACTTTCTAATATACGACACAATATTAAGCCAAAAATGAGAATTTGTCCTTTAGTTGAATACGCTAACTACTGTTACCAGATTAATCCAAAATACTGCATATGGACAGATGTGGATAAATTTGACAATCTACTGAAAGAATCAACTGAGTTAGAAAGGATAGGTGAAGTTACTACTGCAATGGATAAGCTTGCTCAAGCAGTTAATTTATACAAAGGTAGTTATCTTTCGGATATATATGATGACTGGGTTGAAGAAAAAAGGCGGTGGTATGAAGAGAAGTATAGAAATTCACTGAAGCGTCTTGCTACATATCAGGGCTCATTTAACAATTGGGTTGACTCAAAAAACTTACTTGAAAAGGTTCTTGTATTAGATGAATTTGATGAGGATGTTTATCGTAGTCTAATGCGATGCTATGCTAAACTTGGCAATAGGAAAGCAATTGAGCACCTATACAAACGATTAAAGAAAACATTGAGTAAAGAGCTAAAGACAGCACCTGAACCTGAAACCACCATCCTTTATCAGAAATTAATTAAACCTTAACTTATGCAACTCTTTTGTTATAAAGCACAAAAAATTAGTTTAGGAATTGGTAAGTTATAAGGTATAATATAAGGTATAAAGTAAAATTGAGGCTGTTTAGAAATGAGCAGTTTTTCTGGTAAAAGTTCTGTGAGGTGAAATTT of the bacterium genome contains:
- a CDS encoding BTAD domain-containing putative transcriptional regulator → MKDYLIVRTKITPPKLGKNILKRQRLLRLLRDNLDKKLILISADAGYGKTTLILDLAEEIERHRRAWYTVDKVDADFIVFMSYLVESISNVYPNFGNKTKIVIKSIKDLSTNVEMLVGTFINELIDTLKDELFVFIDDYHLIGELKPINDALNYLIEHQPQNLHLIISTRTLPTIQLTKLSAKQELFMLEKEDIQFTHEEVRTLFKDVYHIEIQEEKLNKIEEYARGWITGLQLVSQELSYKKPNEVIDAYSRISEKAFEYFSNEIMQKLSKSLQDFLLKSSILESMETELLDNLLGMNNSNELLNSLMKLNLFISVIRGEKDVFKYHPLFREFLLTKLSTSFDKELIKELHRRAGTYFTQTGAIGNGIQHWLASMDYEKAGMLIERIGRDTINKGMLDMVNNWIDSLLPDFVNAHPWLLAYKGEILYKWGGFDDAMQTLKKAKKLFSQKGDKFGTSYVLHIIGVITARRGNPDEGLKIERNAFKLVPQNEYTLKVEILNAISGILGRLSKYKELTQNLTKALALCKKIEDLSPRASVLHNLGTVYYLCGEFTRAEQKYREALKIYNKTTQFGAGITYNNMASLLLEKGDYSHCRVLLDMAIQICKEFNDRIALAYVYHTVGDMLSEIQKYDKAMENYQNSLKLIMELKEQHIKVSVLRSIAKLYLAQADSYHAEQYINEALKLAHVGGNNLQLARTLLIQAEINIAVGYPNKAKQALLNSLSIIKSIGAKYDLMQAYFYLCQLYLKKINSAEELKLKQYMRLTLKLASTYGYDQFLIKKCRRNPEFLTTAVREQIYPRYAIFILSRIGSPTFDSLSLLLKLKDESIQRWVIEALVNIRDDRVLPLLEKISKKVHPSLKPDVLKAITSMSVVERTPREAGYDIKVSFFGGLEVCNGQDEKLLIKWKSSKVKSLFAYLIMNKYKPIHKDKLIDLFWQGVSVRRAESSLWVALSNIRHNIKPKMRICPLVEYANYCYQINPKYCIWTDVDKFDNLLKESTELERIGEVTTAMDKLAQAVNLYKGSYLSDIYDDWVEEKRRWYEEKYRNSLKRLATYQGSFNNWVDSKNLLEKVLVLDEFDEDVYRSLMRCYAKLGNRKAIEHLYKRLKKTLSKELKTAPEPETTILYQKLIKP